Proteins from a genomic interval of Diaminobutyricimonas aerilata:
- a CDS encoding GDSL-type esterase/lipase family protein encodes MTDATTRIAFVGDSLIEGGNWDEWIDDEVINHGVGGATTDDVLARIERIVDADPDEVVLLVGTNDLSARRSVEHVVRNVETIMVTLRRDLPGARLLLVSIPPRGREFADRIQDANRHLRQFVATVHGQYLDLWPVLALEDGELSPEYTEDRLHFSTAGYEAVLGELRPALERLREQPPMSGAIRLPGY; translated from the coding sequence ATGACCGACGCGACGACACGGATCGCCTTCGTGGGCGACAGCCTCATCGAAGGCGGCAACTGGGACGAGTGGATCGACGATGAGGTGATCAACCACGGCGTCGGCGGCGCCACGACCGACGACGTGCTCGCCCGCATCGAGCGCATCGTCGACGCCGATCCCGACGAGGTCGTGCTGCTCGTCGGCACGAACGACCTGAGCGCCCGTCGTTCCGTCGAGCACGTCGTGCGCAACGTCGAGACGATCATGGTGACCCTGCGCCGCGACCTTCCCGGCGCGCGCCTGCTGCTCGTCTCGATCCCGCCGCGCGGGCGCGAATTCGCCGACCGCATCCAGGACGCCAACCGCCACCTCCGCCAGTTCGTGGCCACGGTGCACGGCCAGTACCTCGACCTGTGGCCGGTGCTCGCGCTCGAAGACGGCGAGCTGAGCCCGGAGTACACGGAGGACCGGCTGCACTTCTCGACGGCCGGCTACGAAGCCGTGCTCGGTGAACTGCGACCGGCCCTCGAACGGTTGCGCGAGCAGCCGCCGATGAGCGGCGCGATCCGGCTCCCCGGGTACTGA
- a CDS encoding M20/M25/M40 family metallo-hydrolase, with protein MTAPSSPVPRSARPLTDADRAAVENLRALVRVPTVSLPDAVDASTLDAFAAVLADRYPRVHARADVERIADHSLLFRIHGRGTADPVVLMAHYDVVPVDEQAWTRPPFSADLVGEGVDAVVWGRGTLDDKGVLAAILEACERIPESAERADGDIYLSFGFDEETTGSGALGVVAELERRGVRPRLVLDEGGAVVEGAFPGVERPLAVVGVSEKGIATLRLRTREPGGHASTPPTLPATARLARAITRLQRRPFPARLDAPTRAMVARLAPHATGPLRTVFRAVRVTAPLVCAVLARATPETRAMVRTTQAVTELTGSPAANVLAQQATASVNIRIAVGSSVDEVVRHVRRAIRDDAVEVEVVHATEPSPVSPSEGPAWGLLEAVIGEVYPDAIVTPYVMLQASDSRHFTRISDAVYRFLPFDLTTAERASIHAADERIRVDTFLRAVRFFELLLARL; from the coding sequence ATGACGGCGCCCTCCTCCCCGGTACCGCGCTCCGCCCGTCCGCTCACCGATGCCGACCGGGCGGCCGTCGAGAACCTGCGCGCCCTCGTGCGCGTGCCGACCGTGTCGCTCCCCGACGCCGTCGACGCGTCGACGCTCGACGCCTTCGCCGCGGTGCTCGCGGACCGGTATCCGCGGGTGCACGCGCGCGCGGACGTCGAGCGGATCGCGGACCACTCGCTGCTGTTCCGGATCCATGGCCGGGGCACGGCCGATCCGGTCGTGCTCATGGCGCACTACGACGTCGTGCCGGTCGACGAACAGGCGTGGACGCGGCCGCCGTTCTCCGCCGACCTCGTGGGCGAGGGAGTCGACGCCGTCGTGTGGGGTCGCGGAACCCTCGACGACAAGGGCGTGCTCGCGGCGATCCTCGAGGCGTGCGAGCGCATCCCCGAGTCGGCCGAGCGAGCGGACGGCGACATCTACCTCAGCTTCGGCTTCGACGAGGAGACGACGGGCAGCGGCGCCCTCGGCGTCGTTGCGGAGTTGGAACGCCGTGGCGTGCGCCCGCGTCTCGTGCTCGACGAGGGTGGAGCCGTCGTCGAGGGGGCGTTCCCCGGCGTCGAGCGCCCACTCGCCGTGGTGGGAGTGAGTGAGAAGGGGATCGCGACGCTGCGTCTGCGCACCCGGGAGCCGGGCGGGCACGCCTCCACTCCCCCGACACTTCCCGCGACGGCGCGCCTCGCGCGGGCGATCACACGCCTGCAACGCCGTCCGTTCCCGGCACGGCTGGATGCGCCCACCCGCGCGATGGTCGCCCGGCTCGCCCCGCATGCGACGGGGCCGCTGAGGACGGTGTTCCGCGCCGTGCGCGTGACGGCGCCGCTCGTGTGCGCCGTGCTCGCTCGCGCGACGCCCGAGACGCGCGCGATGGTTCGCACCACCCAGGCGGTGACCGAGCTCACCGGCTCCCCGGCCGCGAACGTGCTCGCGCAGCAGGCGACCGCGAGCGTGAACATCCGCATCGCCGTCGGATCGAGCGTCGACGAGGTCGTGCGTCACGTCCGTCGGGCGATCCGCGACGACGCCGTCGAGGTCGAGGTCGTCCATGCGACGGAGCCGTCGCCGGTGTCGCCGAGCGAAGGGCCCGCGTGGGGGCTCCTCGAAGCGGTCATCGGTGAGGTGTACCCCGACGCGATCGTAACCCCCTACGTGATGCTCCAGGCGAGCGACAGCCGTCACTTCACTCGCATCAGCGATGCCGTCTACCGGTTCCTGCCGTTCGATCTGACCACCGCGGAGCGCGCGAGCATCCACGCGGCCGACGAACGCATCCGGGTCGACACGTTCCTGCGGGCGGTGCGCTTCTTCGAGCTCCTGCTCGCGCGGCTCTGA